The stretch of DNA CTAAATTTGTTACTAATGGTAAAATCAGTGACCTAGTTGATAAGAAAGATAATTTGAGTTAATGATCACAATAATTGCTTATATTTTGTATGCTCTTAAGTGGCTGGTTTGGTTATATAGTATTTTGATGGTAATTGATGCTATTATGAGTTGGGTGCCATCGCTGCGAAATTCAGCTGTCGGACAACTACTTAACCGGTTAATCGAGCCATATGTAAATATTTTTCGTAAAGGTCCAATTCAAAAAATATCTTATGCAACTGGATTGGATTTATCGTTTCTGCTAGGCCTGCTGTTACTCTACTTTATTCAAGATTATGTTTTTGGGTGGCTAGTAAATATTTTATTGCGGGTGTTTGCTTAATGAAAAGAAGACAAGCAAGTAGTTTTTATCCGCATTTTGATTCAGAAGAAAAATCGACTGTTGACAAGATGGTCGGTTTTTTTAATCAGGTTATTTTTCAACATGAAGCAATTTTGACTGATTTTTTGGATCCAGGACAAAGAGATATTTTAAAAACAGTTGTTGGCAGCGATTTGTTTGTTCAAGAATTTGGTGGTTATCCAGCTGCTGAAAAGCAGCGTGTTTATATCAGTGAAGAATGGAAAAATTTGCAATTACAAGATTATCAAGTTACTGCATGTACAATTTCTTATCCCAATAAATTTGTTCAATTAACACATAGTTCGATTTTGGGAACTTTGGCTAATTCAGGTGTTGAAACTGATACATTTGGTGATATTATCACTGATGGTCGGGGTGAGTGGCAGTTTTTTATTAAGACAGAGTTGCTAGACTTTTTTACAGAACAAATTGACCGAATTGGTCGCACTCATGTTAGAATCGATCTGGTCGCACCACAAAAAATTGTGATGCCAGAAGATGATGGTGCCAGTGTAACAATTATTGTAGCTTCGTTGCGGTTAGATGCGGTTTTAGCTGCAATTAGTAAAAATAGTCGTCGGCAAATAAAAGCAGCACTTGCTACTGATTTTGTCAAATTAAATTGGCATCGAGTGCAAGATTCTAATATAATAGTAAAGGTAATGGATGTTCTTAGCTTGCGGCATTTTGGTCGCTGCCAAGTGCAAGACATTACAACAACTAAAAAAGGTAAATATAAGGTGGTGCTAAAACTGTGGCAGACAAAGAAACACAAATAAGACGTTTAACGCCAATGGATATCCACAATCAAGAGTTTAAAAAACGTGGTCTTAATGGTTATGATCGTCATGAGGTTGATAGCTTTTTAGATCATATTGTTGATGATTATGGCGATGCTTTGGATCAAACAGCTGACTTGAAAAATAATATTGTTGAGTTAAAGACCCAAATAACAGATTTGCAAAAGCAGGTTGAACAATATAAACAAATTTCAAAAGTTGCTGAACAAGCACTTCCAAATGCTCAAGCAAGGGCACAAGAAATTGTTAATGAAGCGACTGCACAGGCTAAAACTGATGTTAATTTTGAACGGCAGCAACAAGAGACTTTGCACTCTGATTATGAACGTTTGAAGAAAGAAATTGCCGGCTATCGTAGTCATATTCAAGATTTATTGCAAATTGCAATTGATAATTTAACCGATGAAAAATGGCAGCGAGCTTTAGATAAATATTTTTCTACTGAACGTTTTTATCCGCCAGATGGTTCAGAGCCAATAACTTTAGCTGATGATGACGTAAATATTGATGACGATGAAGAGCCAGATGAGCTTGACAATGATGATGATGATGACGTAAACTTTGAGGAAGGTATTGACGAGGATCGTGATGAAGATGACGATGAGCCACAGCCAATGACAGGTGACAGTTCCAATCATGAGACCATCAATTCCTCGCAAAGTAACCAAGCAATAGATGATTCGAAAACAAAAATTGTTTTTCCTGATGATTATAAGAATCATAATTAATAATAGACTGACAGTAAAACTTGCAGGCAATTCAGCGAATTAGCGCTGGTGGGAGGCTAATATAAGAGCTTGTTAAGTTGATCAGCTGTCAATTAAGGTCTATTACGTCAATTGCACGATACGCAATACATAAGTGGAGCTTAATAGCTCAATTTAGGTGGTACCACGATAATTAACCTCGCCCTAATTAGGGACGAGGTCTTTTTTTACAGAAGGGAATTTAATAATGAGAGTTAAAGATACACTCAATTTGGGTAAAACCAAATTTAAAATGCGGGGCAATCTTCCAGTTCGTGAAGCTCAATGGCAAAAAGAATGGGAAGAAAACAAATTATATGAACAGAGATTAAAGTTAAACGAAGGCAAGCCACGGTTTGACTT from Lactobacillus sp. ESL0785 encodes:
- a CDS encoding YggT family protein — its product is MITIIAYILYALKWLVWLYSILMVIDAIMSWVPSLRNSAVGQLLNRLIEPYVNIFRKGPIQKISYATGLDLSFLLGLLLLYFIQDYVFGWLVNILLRVFA
- a CDS encoding YlmH/Sll1252 family protein yields the protein MKRRQASSFYPHFDSEEKSTVDKMVGFFNQVIFQHEAILTDFLDPGQRDILKTVVGSDLFVQEFGGYPAAEKQRVYISEEWKNLQLQDYQVTACTISYPNKFVQLTHSSILGTLANSGVETDTFGDIITDGRGEWQFFIKTELLDFFTEQIDRIGRTHVRIDLVAPQKIVMPEDDGASVTIIVASLRLDAVLAAISKNSRRQIKAALATDFVKLNWHRVQDSNIIVKVMDVLSLRHFGRCQVQDITTTKKGKYKVVLKLWQTKKHK
- a CDS encoding DivIVA domain-containing protein gives rise to the protein MADKETQIRRLTPMDIHNQEFKKRGLNGYDRHEVDSFLDHIVDDYGDALDQTADLKNNIVELKTQITDLQKQVEQYKQISKVAEQALPNAQARAQEIVNEATAQAKTDVNFERQQQETLHSDYERLKKEIAGYRSHIQDLLQIAIDNLTDEKWQRALDKYFSTERFYPPDGSEPITLADDDVNIDDDEEPDELDNDDDDDVNFEEGIDEDRDEDDDEPQPMTGDSSNHETINSSQSNQAIDDSKTKIVFPDDYKNHN